The Treponema primitia ZAS-1 genome window below encodes:
- the ruvC gene encoding crossover junction endodeoxyribonuclease RuvC — protein sequence MSRSKKSGLLALAGQAARTGKVRRILGVDPGLSSVGWGLVEIGGSRIRHIAHGCIETKADRPQAERLFSIYTAFKEVLAAYEPAESAMETLYFARNVSSAMPVAEARGVLGMALAEWGLRVREFTPNAIKQAVTGAARADKSQVQEMVRFILGLEDIPKPDHAADALASAICAAHTLFLE from the coding sequence TTGAGTCGGAGTAAGAAGTCCGGGCTGCTGGCCCTAGCCGGGCAGGCGGCGCGGACCGGGAAGGTACGCCGTATCCTGGGGGTCGACCCGGGCTTGTCCTCCGTCGGCTGGGGGCTTGTGGAGATTGGGGGCAGCCGGATTCGGCATATCGCCCATGGATGTATTGAAACCAAGGCGGATCGCCCCCAGGCGGAACGCCTTTTTTCGATTTATACGGCATTTAAAGAGGTCCTGGCGGCCTATGAGCCTGCCGAATCCGCCATGGAAACCCTTTATTTCGCCAGGAATGTGTCCAGCGCCATGCCGGTGGCGGAAGCCCGGGGGGTGCTCGGTATGGCCCTGGCGGAATGGGGGCTGCGGGTACGGGAATTTACCCCCAATGCGATAAAGCAGGCCGTAACCGGGGCGGCTAGGGCGGATAAATCCCAGGTTCAGGAAATGGTCAGGTTTATCCTGGGGCTGGAGGATATCCCGAAACCGGATCACGCCGCAGACGCCCTGGCTTCGGCAATTTGCGCTGCCCACACGCTTTTTCTTGAATAA
- a CDS encoding OB-fold protein, with product MERVFSTASATTRSMLAATVSCNCARAFSAAIIAIVIGYSVYTCTAVTKAVVDVASDSKLVKDAVRDATGGQDAAKMASEAITISPKELYDAYESNEIKAYTNYKGKAVRISGEVGDIGKDILDKAYIKFNADAYGMTGVQVYFKTAEAEKLGDLDKGQTITIVGICDGKQIINVVIQDSFFE from the coding sequence TGTTGGCGGCGACAGTCTCCTGCAACTGCGCAAGGGCGTTTTCCGCCGCCATCATCGCCATTGTTATTGGGTATTCGGTATATACCTGTACAGCAGTTACTAAAGCTGTCGTAGACGTTGCTAGTGATAGCAAGTTGGTAAAGGATGCCGTTAGGGATGCAACTGGCGGACAGGATGCTGCTAAAATGGCTTCTGAAGCAATTACTATATCGCCCAAAGAACTTTATGATGCCTATGAAAGCAACGAAATTAAAGCTTATACAAACTATAAAGGCAAGGCCGTTAGGATCAGTGGCGAGGTTGGCGACATCGGAAAAGATATTTTGGATAAGGCATATATAAAGTTTAATGCCGATGCGTATGGAATGACTGGGGTACAAGTTTATTTCAAAACAGCTGAAGCAGAAAAACTTGGTGATCTGGACAAGGGACAAACAATCACCATAGTTGGAATCTGTGATGGTAAACAAATTATAAATGTTGTTATTCAAGACTCTTTTTTTGAATAA
- a CDS encoding chemotaxis protein CheW, giving the protein MADQNQLVTFQLGEELYGINIMDVKEIVRVQEIRAIPNAPGYVEGIFNLRSEIIPIINLHKRFHLKRMISSEEDELLSGFIILDIDGMKLGVIIDRVSRVVTIEKEEIQPPPQMLSGIGAEYIKGVVRQDHGYLIILNIRDLFNAKELQKIADLNKR; this is encoded by the coding sequence ATGGCTGACCAGAATCAATTAGTTACCTTTCAGCTTGGGGAAGAATTATACGGGATTAATATAATGGACGTAAAAGAAATCGTCCGCGTCCAGGAAATCAGGGCTATTCCCAATGCTCCTGGTTATGTTGAAGGTATTTTTAATCTCCGCAGTGAGATAATTCCGATTATCAACCTCCATAAACGGTTCCACCTAAAAAGGATGATTAGCTCCGAGGAAGATGAATTGCTGTCCGGTTTTATTATCCTCGATATCGATGGGATGAAACTGGGGGTAATCATAGACCGGGTTTCCCGGGTGGTGACTATTGAGAAGGAAGAAATTCAGCCGCCGCCCCAGATGCTCAGCGGTATTGGGGCGGAGTATATAAAGGGAGTCGTCCGGCAGGATCATGGGTACCTTATCATCCTGAATATACGGGACCTCTTTAATGCTAAGGAACTACAGAAAATCGCGGATCTTAATAAACGCTAA
- a CDS encoding NAD(+)/NADH kinase, whose protein sequence is MGEIKRALLIVNILKENSRSLGKTIETELRRRDIKTHSFFFDGQGDFKPDGEYDCCFSLGGDGTVLYAARTLAPLGVPIFPVNLGSLGFIAAVHPEAWVQVFEAWLRGEAALSRRLMLEVRVERQGKTIARDTCLNDAVISALGIAKLLSMGVESVSEPGKGDPIRLGHYRSDGLIVATPTGSTAYSVAAGGPILDPELAAVIINPLCPFTLSNRPMVVPAHETVIVELESEQRSGILLTVDGQVTESLEPRDRIFIRRAPRDALLIASDREGFYRALRTKLNWSGGSLTGEVGHA, encoded by the coding sequence ATGGGAGAAATCAAACGGGCATTGTTGATTGTTAACATCCTCAAAGAAAACTCCCGGTCCCTGGGCAAAACGATTGAGACGGAACTGCGCCGCCGGGATATAAAAACCCACTCCTTTTTCTTCGATGGCCAGGGTGATTTTAAACCCGATGGGGAGTACGATTGCTGTTTCAGCCTGGGCGGGGACGGCACGGTCCTCTACGCTGCCCGGACTCTGGCGCCCCTGGGGGTTCCTATTTTCCCGGTAAACCTGGGCTCCCTGGGCTTTATCGCCGCAGTCCACCCGGAGGCATGGGTACAGGTTTTTGAGGCATGGCTCCGGGGGGAGGCGGCCCTTTCCCGCCGGCTCATGTTGGAGGTTCGGGTAGAACGGCAGGGTAAAACCATAGCCCGGGATACCTGTCTGAACGATGCGGTGATTTCCGCCCTGGGGATAGCCAAGCTTTTAAGCATGGGGGTTGAATCCGTTTCGGAGCCCGGCAAGGGGGACCCCATACGCCTGGGGCATTACCGGTCCGATGGACTTATCGTGGCTACTCCCACCGGTTCCACCGCCTACTCGGTAGCCGCCGGGGGGCCCATTCTGGACCCGGAACTGGCGGCGGTGATTATCAACCCCCTTTGTCCCTTTACCCTGTCCAACCGCCCTATGGTGGTACCCGCCCACGAAACGGTGATCGTGGAACTGGAAAGCGAACAGCGGAGCGGCATACTCCTCACCGTGGATGGCCAGGTTACGGAATCCCTGGAACCCCGGGACCGGATCTTCATACGCCGGGCGCCCCGGGACGCCCTGCTCATTGCTTCGGACCGGGAGGGCTTTTACCGGGCGCTGCGTACCAAGCTCAACTGGTCCGGCGGATCCTTAACCGGCGAGGTGGGCCATGCTTGA
- a CDS encoding DegT/DnrJ/EryC1/StrS family aminotransferase, whose amino-acid sequence MKIEVYSPTIRRKEMDAVLTALVEDKIGPGEHAQHLVQIAKERLQFDYSLALRSPAIALFLALRTLNLEQGQGVIISALSPRYYKQVIEDLGLVPVYADVMPSSASMGPETIEAARSRPGGPVARCIVLHHTLGYVPDMAGILGLGLPVIEDRSQSYGALSAERPLGPAAAEAAAAEAAATQAPPEPPYPSGALTILGLEEKDLLTAGGGALLYAMSRRDAGVLRNYAELPPEYGLPDMNAAMAVVQFREASRNLEKRREIAKLYAQASLRTRHKRFVQNDTFEYNNYAFSLVLETGMKDVKAYAKRKDIAVESALEDSLMGAGQVPTELCPESYSLSLRTALFPLYPRLSGPDIEKVSKLILTLP is encoded by the coding sequence ATGAAAATTGAAGTTTACTCTCCGACCATCAGGCGGAAAGAGATGGACGCGGTTCTTACCGCCCTGGTGGAGGATAAGATCGGTCCCGGGGAACACGCCCAACATCTTGTTCAGATTGCCAAGGAACGGCTTCAGTTTGATTATTCCCTGGCCCTGCGGAGTCCCGCTATCGCTCTTTTCCTTGCCCTGCGTACCCTCAATTTAGAGCAGGGACAGGGGGTGATTATTTCCGCCCTTTCCCCAAGATATTACAAACAGGTGATCGAAGATCTCGGCCTGGTTCCCGTTTATGCGGATGTGATGCCCTCGTCGGCCTCCATGGGCCCGGAAACCATTGAGGCTGCCCGTTCCCGGCCCGGCGGGCCAGTTGCCCGGTGCATTGTTCTGCACCATACCCTGGGCTATGTGCCGGATATGGCCGGCATCCTTGGCCTGGGGCTGCCTGTTATTGAAGACCGGTCCCAGAGCTATGGCGCCCTGTCCGCCGAACGGCCCCTGGGTCCCGCCGCTGCTGAAGCCGCTGCCGCCGAGGCTGCCGCTACCCAAGCTCCGCCGGAGCCGCCCTATCCTTCCGGGGCGCTCACCATACTGGGGCTGGAAGAAAAGGACCTGCTTACCGCCGGGGGAGGGGCCCTGCTCTACGCCATGAGCCGCCGGGATGCGGGGGTACTGCGGAACTATGCGGAACTGCCCCCGGAGTACGGGTTACCGGATATGAACGCCGCCATGGCGGTGGTCCAGTTCCGGGAAGCGTCGCGGAACCTGGAAAAACGGAGGGAAATCGCCAAGCTCTATGCCCAGGCGAGTCTCCGCACCCGGCACAAGCGTTTTGTTCAAAATGATACCTTCGAATACAATAACTACGCCTTCTCCCTGGTCCTGGAGACCGGCATGAAGGATGTAAAGGCCTATGCCAAGCGGAAGGATATCGCCGTGGAAAGCGCCCTGGAGGATAGCCTTATGGGCGCCGGCCAGGTTCCTACCGAACTTTGTCCGGAATCCTATTCCCTGTCTCTCAGGACTGCCCTCTTTCCCCTCTACCCCCGGCTCAGCGGGCCGGATATAGAGAAGGTCTCCAAGCTCATTCTGACCCTTCCATAA
- a CDS encoding YebC/PmpR family DNA-binding transcriptional regulator has product MSGHSKWATIKHAKGAADAKRGQIFTKLIKEISIAARMGGGSPDANPRLRTAILKARGANMPKDNIDRAIKKGTGELEGVNYEELIYEAYAPGGVAIFIEVLTDNKNRAAADIRNMLTRAGGQLATSGSVSRLFKRQGIITVDGDKYTEDQIMEIAIDGGAEDVALSDGIIEITTSPEDFESVLTVINEKGIETMSAEVSMVAEAEVALEGDATGKVVKLIDRLEENEDVQNVYSNLEIPEGFESE; this is encoded by the coding sequence ATGTCCGGCCATAGTAAATGGGCGACTATTAAGCACGCAAAAGGCGCCGCCGATGCAAAACGCGGCCAAATTTTTACCAAGCTGATCAAGGAAATATCCATTGCCGCCAGGATGGGCGGGGGGAGTCCCGACGCAAATCCGCGTTTACGGACCGCTATTCTCAAGGCCCGGGGCGCTAATATGCCCAAGGATAACATCGACAGGGCCATCAAAAAGGGTACCGGCGAGTTGGAAGGGGTCAACTACGAAGAGCTGATCTACGAAGCCTATGCCCCCGGCGGGGTGGCGATCTTTATCGAGGTCCTGACGGACAATAAAAACCGGGCTGCCGCGGATATACGCAATATGCTGACCCGGGCGGGTGGGCAGCTTGCCACCTCCGGATCGGTTTCCCGGCTCTTCAAGCGCCAGGGGATCATCACCGTTGATGGGGACAAGTATACCGAAGACCAGATCATGGAGATCGCTATTGACGGCGGCGCCGAGGATGTGGCCCTTTCCGATGGGATTATCGAGATTACCACCTCCCCGGAAGACTTTGAGTCGGTGCTTACCGTGATAAACGAAAAGGGTATCGAGACCATGAGCGCCGAGGTGAGCATGGTTGCCGAAGCCGAGGTAGCCCTTGAGGGGGATGCCACCGGCAAGGTGGTCAAGCTTATCGATAGGCTGGAAGAAAACGAGGACGTGCAGAACGTGTATTCCAACCTGGAAATACCCGAAGGTTTTGAGTCGGAGTAA
- the recN gene encoding DNA repair protein RecN, with translation MLEELNVRNYALIDNLSVSFEGGLNILTGETGAGKSIIVGALSFLLGAKADISVIRTGSEEASVSAVVSIREDNRDVLDWLASRDIAAEDGRIIVRRNIKTSGRSSIYIQDAPLSRNDLEQCMGLLFDLHGQHSHESLLHKEIHRKYLDRFAGLENEAAQFNGIFLNLADKKRTLETSAANERDRDARLEILRYSIEEIDKAAVKNGESRELETESKRLASFEKLAGQVNTAAAALFEDEPSVLSLGRRVRTAMDNAATIDGELSAMQQRMENLYYEAEDLAEEFRSYRDVLRYEPGRLEEVEERLALLYRLRKKYGGGAASGAEEDGILAYRNAAEAEIDALSNAEENRGKLGAEIALLEKDLAGRASALGAKRRSAAAKLGDRISVILKSLGMPNACFEVGVNNRGQEQQKTSMVIGPWGAEDVEFLISANAGEPLKDLSRIASGGELSRVMLAIKTALTGEHTGAVSDSQRISDSKRISDSQETLVFDEIDTGIGGEVALAVGDYLRKIGGIKQIFCVTHLASIAVRADNHLKVEKKTGGGRTTTVISVLAADTLRGEIARMLAGDAGGAAALAHADELLKKYKK, from the coding sequence ATGCTTGAGGAACTTAATGTTCGCAACTACGCCCTGATCGACAATCTTTCGGTATCCTTTGAGGGGGGCCTTAATATCCTCACCGGGGAAACCGGGGCGGGGAAGTCCATCATTGTGGGCGCCCTGAGTTTTCTCCTGGGCGCCAAGGCGGATATTTCGGTGATCCGCACCGGCAGCGAGGAGGCTTCGGTATCGGCGGTGGTTTCCATTCGGGAGGATAACCGGGATGTGCTGGACTGGCTTGCAAGCCGGGATATTGCAGCAGAGGATGGGCGTATCATCGTCCGGCGGAATATAAAAACTTCGGGGCGTTCTTCAATATATATACAGGATGCGCCCCTTAGCCGGAATGATCTGGAACAATGTATGGGCCTCCTCTTTGATCTCCACGGTCAGCATTCCCACGAATCCTTGCTGCATAAGGAAATACATCGAAAATATCTGGACCGCTTCGCCGGTCTTGAGAACGAGGCCGCCCAGTTTAACGGAATATTCCTGAACCTGGCGGATAAAAAGAGGACCCTGGAAACATCCGCCGCCAATGAGCGGGACCGGGACGCCCGGCTGGAGATACTTCGTTACTCTATTGAAGAAATCGACAAGGCGGCGGTGAAAAACGGGGAGAGCCGGGAACTGGAGACCGAATCCAAACGGCTGGCTTCCTTTGAAAAATTAGCGGGGCAGGTAAATACCGCCGCCGCCGCCCTGTTTGAAGATGAACCTTCGGTGTTGTCCCTAGGCCGGCGTGTCCGTACGGCAATGGATAATGCCGCCACCATTGATGGGGAACTTTCGGCCATGCAGCAGCGTATGGAGAATCTCTACTACGAGGCGGAGGATCTGGCGGAGGAATTCCGCTCCTACCGTGATGTGCTTCGCTACGAACCGGGCCGGCTGGAGGAAGTGGAGGAACGGCTCGCCCTGCTGTACCGGCTGCGGAAGAAATACGGGGGGGGGGCGGCTTCCGGGGCCGAGGAAGACGGCATACTGGCCTACAGGAATGCTGCGGAGGCGGAGATTGACGCCCTTTCCAATGCCGAGGAAAACCGGGGAAAACTGGGCGCGGAAATTGCCCTTCTGGAAAAGGACCTTGCCGGCCGGGCCTCGGCACTGGGTGCAAAACGACGTTCCGCCGCGGCTAAACTGGGGGATAGGATCAGTGTTATCCTCAAGAGCCTTGGTATGCCCAACGCTTGTTTTGAGGTAGGGGTGAATAACCGGGGGCAAGAGCAGCAAAAGACATCCATGGTAATCGGTCCCTGGGGCGCGGAGGATGTAGAATTTCTCATCTCCGCCAATGCCGGGGAGCCTTTAAAGGATCTGTCCCGTATCGCCTCCGGGGGGGAACTTTCCCGGGTGATGCTGGCAATCAAAACGGCGCTTACCGGGGAACATACCGGGGCTGTCTCCGATTCGCAGCGAATCTCTGATTCGAAGAGAATCTCCGATTCTCAGGAAACCCTGGTTTTCGATGAGATCGACACCGGTATAGGAGGAGAGGTTGCCCTGGCGGTGGGGGACTACCTCCGGAAGATCGGCGGCATTAAACAAATTTTCTGTGTAACCCATCTTGCCAGCATCGCCGTTCGGGCGGATAATCATCTGAAGGTTGAGAAAAAGACCGGGGGAGGCAGGACCACCACCGTAATTTCAGTGCTGGCCGCCGATACGCTCCGGGGGGAAATTGCCAGGATGCTGGCGGGAGACGCCGGGGGTGCGGCAGCCCTGGCCCATGCGGATGAATTGCTGAAGAAATACAAGAAATGA